The DNA region CGTCTTGGAAAAATGCGACGCCCTACTGTTTCATCGCGTCGATGGCTCCGGTCGTCCCTGCGTGCCGACGATCGTGCGTCGGATGGCGCTCTGCAAGTGAACCGCGCGGCGCCGCGCGCGTAATAGGGAGTGCCACAGGAGGCACTCATGACAATGTTGTGTGTCGCGACGACCGCGTTGATGCTGCTGCAGCCCGCCGCAGCCAGGCCTGCACCGCCGAAGCCGGCTGCCGCCAAGCCGGCCGCGGCAAAACCGGCGGCGACCGACCTCGCGGTGACCCTGAGCTACAAGGGCAAGGGGACGGTCGACGCGGGCCACCAACTGATCGCGTGGCTGTTCACGGACGCGAACGTCACGAGCAGCAGCCGTCCGATCGCCACGCTGACGACGGCGAAGAACGGCGACACGCTGACCTTCAAGGACGTACCTGCCACGCCGGTTTACATCTTCGCGGCGTACGACGCCAGGGGCGGGTACGACGGACGCAACGGTCCGCCTCCCGCGGGAATTCCAACCGCGCTTTACCGGAAGGTCGCCAAGGGGCCGGCGACGGCAGTGAAGGCCGGCGGTCCGGCGGTGAAGCTGAGGTTCGACGATTCGCAGCCCTGGAAACCGTAACGCAGCACGAGCGGCGCTCGGCCGAACTAAATCCGCAGCGCCACCAGCGGACTCACGCGGCTCACCCGTCGCGCCGGCCACCACGCCGCGGCGGCGGCGACGGCGAGCAGCGCGGCGGGAACGGCTGCGAACACCACCGCGTCCGGCGCGGCGCCGAAGACCGCGATGACGACCGCGAACGCCGCGACCCAACCGACGAGGGCGCCGGCAGTCACCACGACCAGGTGTTCGGCGACGAACTGCGCCACGACCCGCGCCGGGGTCGCGCCCAGCGCCAGCCTGACGCCGATCTCCATCGTCCGCAGGGCGACGGAGTAGGCGACCACCGCGTAGATGCCGATCGCCGCGAGCAGCAGGAGCAGCGGCGCGAGCACGCCGAACATGCGCGCCGGAATGCGGCGGAAGATCAGGTTCGCTTCGATGTGATCCGAGAGCGTGCGCACGTCGAAGACCGGCAGTTCCGGATCCAGATCGCGGACGACCGACCGCAGCGTCATGGCGATCGCCGTCTCCGTCCCCGGACGCGTGCGGAGGTGGATCTCCCCCGCCGCGGACGGACGATCGCGGTACGACAGGTAGATGATGGGTGTCGGCGGCTCGCCGAACGAGTTGTAGAGCGAGTTCTTCACCACGCCGGCGATCGTGTACTGGCGCCCGCGGGTGTCGAGTCGGAGCCCCACCGGGTCGCGGCCGGGCGCATAGCGCCGCACGAACGCCTCGTTCACGATCGCCTGGCGCGGCGCCGCGTCGTCGCGGAGGCTCACGAAGTCCGACCCGGAGAGAATCGGGAGCCCCATCACCGCGAAGTAGCCGGGCGTCACGGTGTTGGTCAGCGCTTCGTCGGGGTCTTCAGCGTTGGGCGGACGCCCCTCCAGAGTGAACAGACGCATCGGCAGTCCGTGGATGTCGAGCGGCACCGCCGATGCGATTGCCGCTTTCTCGATCCCGGCGGTCGCATTGAGGCGATCCAGGAGGGTCGCGGCGAACGTGCGCGATGTGGTGTCGGTCGACGGGCGGACGGACAGGTCGTATCCGGCGAGGAGGATGCCGGCGCGGGTGAAGCCGGGATCCTCGTGCCGGGTGTTCATGAAGTTGCGCAGGAAAATGCCGGCGGCGACGAGCACCATGACGGCAAGCGCCACCTCCGCGGCCATCAGCGTGTGGCGCAGATAGCTGCGGCGCGGCGTCGCGGCGGCGGCGCGAAGCGCCTGCTGCACGTCGAGACGCGCCAGCTGGACGGCCGGCGCCATCCCGAAGATCAGACCGCACGCGACCCCCAGCCCGATCGCGAACGCCAGCGTGCCCCAGTCGACGGAGGTCTCGAACGACACCGGAATGCCGCGGACGCGCAGCGGCGGCATGGCGTTCAGGAGTCCGGTTCCCCACGCGGCGATCACCGCGCCGACCGCGGCGCCGGCGAGCGCGAGCAGGACGCTTTCGGTCAGCAGCAGACTGGCGATCCGCCAGCGCCCCGCGCCGAGGGCGAGCCGCATCCCCATCTCACGCTGCCGCGCGCTGGCGCGCGCCAGCACCAGGTTGGCGGTGTTGCCGCACACGGCGAGCAGCAGGAGCAGCATGATCGCCTGCATGATCCCGAGCGACGTGCCGAGCATCCGCTGCGGCCCGCGCGGCGCCCGCCAGTACGGCAGCACCTCACCCTGGACGTTCCGGCTGGCGGCGGGATAGGTCCGCGCGAGGTGCGCCATCGCCGCGTCGACCTCGCTCTGCGCGCGCGCCGCGTTGGCGCCCGCGGCCAGCGGCCCGGTCACGGTGTAGGCGCGGATGCCGCGATCCTCGAGATCGCGCGCGCCGCCGAGTACCGCCGGGGCCAGCGTCGCCGGCAGCCAGAAGTCGAACATCAGCCGCATCACCGTGCCCTTGAAGCCGCGCGGCGCCACGCCGACGATCGTGAGGTCGACGCCGTTGACACGAACCCGCCGGCCGGGCACGTCGCCGGCGCCGGCGAATCGCGTCTGCCAGTAGTCGTACGAGATGACCACGACCGGGGCGGCGCCCGGCCGCTCGACTTCGTCGCGGCGGAGGAAGCGGCCCAGCGCCGGCGTCAGGCCGAGGCCGGCGAAGTAGTTGTCGGACACGAGCAGCCCGGTCGATCGCTCCACCTGGCCGCGCTCGCCGACGTAGAGCGGAATCATGCGGAAGGCGATCAGTTCGTCGAAGACACGGAGCCGCTCGCGCAGATCGCGATACTCCAGCCAGGACGCGCCGGGGTACAGCCCGGCCTCGGTACGGGGCTCGACCAGGTGCAGCCGCGACGCGATCGCCACGCCTGGGATCGGCGTGAAGACGACCGCCTGAACCCACGAGAACACGATCGTGTTGGCGGCAATGCCGACGGCGAGCGATCCGATCACGACCGCGGCAAGGCCCGGCATGCGGGCGATGGCGCGCGCCGCGTGGCGCAGATCCCGGACCAGCGCCGCCATCACCGCGATCCGTGCAGCGATCGCAGCCAGTCGTGCACCGCGCCGCCTTGATCGCCGTGCAGGAACAGCAACGCGGCGACGATGACCGCGGCGACGACCGCCAGGACGCCAAGCATCTTGAGACTCATGGCGCGAGGATATTCATGCCCCGCTGAACGGCGGGTGAACGCGCCGTTCAGCCCCCGTTCAGGTTGGAGTGGGCTATAAACGATCGTGCGCGTTCTGGTGGTCGAAGACGAAGCCCGGCTGGCAAAGCAGCTGGCAAACGCGATCGCGGATGCCGGCTACGCCGTCGACGGGGCGTCGGACGGCGCGCGCGCCGACTTTCTCGCGCAGACCGAGCGCTACGACGCCGTGGTGCTCGATCTCGGCCTGCCGAAGGTCGACGGGCTCACGCTGCTTCGCCGCTGGCGCGATGCCGGCCTGGCAATGCCGGTGCTCGTCCTGACCGCCCGCGGCAGCTGGCACGAGAAGGTGCACGGCATCGACGGCGGCGCCGACGACTACGTCGCCAAGCCGTTCCGCATGGAGGAAGTGCTGGCGCGGCTGCGCGCGCTGATCCGCCGGTCGAGCGGACAGGTGGCGGCGGAGCTGCGCTGCGGCCCGGTCGCGCTCGACCCGCGCGGTGCGAAGGTCTCCGTGCACGGCCTCCCCGTCCGCCTCACCAGCCACGAGTTCCGCGTCCTCTCCTATCTCATGCACCATCGCGGCAGGGTGGTCTCGCAGGCGGAGCTGAGCGATCACATCTACGCCGAAGCGGCCGACCGCGATTCGAACACCGTCGAGGTCTTCATCGCCCGGCTGCGGCGGAAGATCGGATCGGCCGCGATCGAGACCGTCCGCGGTCTCGGCTACCGGATGGACTGCGATCGCGCGCCATGAGATCGCTTCGCCTGGCCATCCTCGTCGGCGCCGGTCTGTGGACGCTCGGGCTGCTGGCGGCGTGGGCGGTCCTCCTGACGCTGAATCACCGCGTCTTCATGTCCGTCGCCGTCGTCCACGCGTATCCGCATTCGCTCGGCGTGCTGGCGATCGGATCGATGCTGGTCGGGTTCGCGATGGTCCGCGCCGGCCTGAAGCCGCTGAACGAGATCCGGCGCCGGCTCGCGGACGTGCAGAGCGGCCGCGCGCGCCAGGTGCTCGGCGAATATCCGTCGGAGGTGCAGCCCCTGGTCCGGGATCTCAACGGCCTGCTCGCGCACCAGGAACAGGCCGTCAGCCGCGCCGTCGCGAAGGCCGGCGATCTGGCGCACGGACTGAAGACGCCGCTCGCGGTGCTGTCGCAGGAAGCGGAGCGCGCCGCGGGCCGCGGCCAGCCCGAGCTCGCCGCCGCGATCGGCGAGCAGGTCGAGCGCATGCGGCGACAGATCGAATATCACCTCGCGCACGCGCGCGCCGCGGCCTCCGGCGCGACGCCCGGGCTGCATTGCCCGGTCCGGCCGTCGGCCGAAGGCCTCGCCCGCACCTTGCGGCGGCTGCACGCGGACCGCGGCCTGGCGATCGCGCTCGACGTCCCCGCCGAACTGGCGGTCCGCTGCCCGCGCGAGGATCTCGACGAGATGCTGGGCAACCTGCTGGACAACGCGTGCAAGTGGGCGCGCGGCCGGATCCGGCTCTCGGCGGAACCGGCCGGCGGCGACGTCGCGCTGGTCGTGGACGACGACGGTCCGGGGCTGGCGCCGGCGATGCGCGCCGCGGTGCTGCAGCGCGGGGTCCGCGCCGACGAGGCGGCGCCGGGGTCGGGCTTCGGCCTGGCGATCGTCGGCGAGATCGCCGCCGTCTACGGCGGCGCCATCGCGCTGGAGACGTCACCCCTCGGCGGGCTTCGCGCCCGGCTCACCCTCCCCTCGGCCTAGGCAGCCGCGCGGTCGCCGTTCGACGGCGCCGGCGTGACGCTCTGCGTGCGCGCTCCAGACGATGACCGACACCATCGCGACGTCTGATCAGCGCTCCCTGAGCGCGACCAGCGGATCGACGCCGACGGCGGCGCGCGCGGCGATGGCGGCGGCGAGGCCGCCCACGACGAGCAGCGCCGCCGCGCACGCGGCCGCGGGTTTCCAGATCCCGCCGCCCACGTCCGGCAGCAGGGCCGCGAGTCCGGCGCCGGCGGCAATCGAGGTGACGATCCCGGCGATCGCCCCGGCGGCCACCGCTCTCGCGCCCGCCCAGGCCATCGTCCACCACACGTTCCCGGAGCTTCCACCCAGCGCCAGCCGAATACCGACTTCCCGGGTGCGTTCGACGACGGATCGAGCGGTCACTCCGTAGGTGCCGATGGTCGCAAGCAGCAGACCCACGGCGCCGCACGCCGCGATCACCATGGCGCGGAAGCGATGCGCGCCGAGCGAGTCGGCCAGGAACTCGTTCAGCGTGACCACGCCCGCCAGCGGCTGATTCGGATCCACCTGCCAGATGGCCCGCTTGATGTCCGCGACGGCGCCGCGAGGGTCGCCGGCGGTGCGAACGACCAGGCCAACCGGCGCGGCGGCGTTGCTGCCTTGGAAGTACGGCGTATACAGGATGTCAGCGGCGTCGAGATTGAGGCCGACGTCGCGGACGTCTCCGGCGACGCCGACGACGGTGACGGAGACCTTGCTGTTGTTCCCGCGCTGGATGCGCTTGCCGAGCGGGTCTTCGTCGCCCCAGAAGCGCCGGGCGAAGCCGCGGCTGACGATCGCGACCAGCGGCGCGTCGATGCGATCCCGCGCGTCGAAGGCGCGGCCGCGCACGATGGGTATCCGCATCGCTTCGAGATAGCCGGGGCTGATCCGCCGGTACTGCACCGTGTACGGCTGGCCGTCCGGCGATGGACGATCCTCGATCCGGATCAGCGTCGTGAAGAAGAAGTTCACCGTGAAGGTGTTCAGCGTCGTGCCCGCCTCGACGACGCCTGGCGCGGCGCGGAGCCGCTCGAGCACGCGTTCGACGAACCGGGTGCGGTCGCGCTCCTCCGGGAACAGATTGGCCGACAGTCGCAGCTGTCCGGCAATCACGTGGGAGGGATCGAAGCCGGGATCGAGCCGCGAGGCGCGATGCAGCGCCGCGACGACCTGCGCGCCGCTCGACAGCAGCACGAGCGCGAGCGCGGTCTGCGCCGTCACCAGGATCGCGCGGATGCGGCGCGCGCCGGGTCCGCCACTGGCGCGGCGGGAACCGGCGGCGACGGCGGCCGCGATCCCCGGTCCGGCGATGCGCAGGACCGGCGCCGCGATCGCCGCCAGCATCACGATTGCCGCCACGGCGAAGCCGCACAGCGCCACCCGCCAGTCGATCGTTGCCTGCGCCGCGGCGACGCGATTGGCGCGATCGAGCGCCAGCATCGCCGGCACCAGCCACGACGCGGCGATCAGCCCGCCGAGTCCGCCGGCGCCGGCCAGGATCAGCGCTTCGGCAATCTCGCCTGCGGCCAGGTCGAGACGTGACGCGCCCAGCGCCGCCTTCACCGCGAAATCCGCCCGGCGGTACAAGACGTCCGCGAGCGTCAGATTGGCCAGGTTCGCGACGGCAATGAGCCCGAGCGCGGCGACGGCGACGAGCAGCATCACGACCGCTGGGCCCTGGGCGCCGAACTGCGCCTCGCGCATGTCCCTGGCGCCCGCGCTCCACCCTTTCAGCAGCGCCGGATTCTCGGCGACGAGATCCGCGAACACACGATCGATCTCCGCCCTGGCCCGTGCGGCGGTGCCGCCGGCGGGCAGCAGGCCGTAGGTCACGACCGAGGTCAGCGCCGTCCGCGCCATCGGATTGCGCGTCGACAGCGGCGTCCAGAGCTGGGACGGCACGAATGCCGGCTCGAAGCCGCGGCGCATGACCCCGACGATGACGTGCGCGTCCCCGTCGATGATCACGCTGCGGCCGATGACGCGGCGGTCGGCGCCGTAGCGGCGCGTCCAGAGCGCGTGACTGAGCACGGCGAGCTTGTCGTCGGCCGCCGCTTCCTGCTCGGTGAACACGCGGCCCGCCTCGATCTCGCCGCCGAACAGCGTGAAGAATCCCGCGGTCACGCGTCCGGCCGGCACGGCCTCGGCCTCGCCCTCGCCCTCGCCGGTGAGCGCGCGCTCACCCGACCAGATCCCTTCGATCCGCTCCAGGGAGCGGACCCGCTCGCGGTACCGTTCGAGCTGCAGCGGCGTCAGCGGGTTCGCGTCCTTGAACTCCGGCCGTCCCGGCGACTGCAGGTAGAGCCGCAGCAAACGATCGGCGTGCGGAAACGGCAGCGGCCTCAGGAACGTGACGTTGGCGACGGTGAAGACGGCGCTGACAGCCGTCACGACGATCGTCACCGTGAAGAGGCGCCCCGCGGCGAGTCCGGGGCGCTTGGCGAGCATGCGGAGCGCTATCGTCAGGTGTTGCATCATGACCATCCTCCGGCTCCTTGCCTGCGCGCCAGCGGCCGCCTCGTCATGGGAGCGCGCTACGCCGGCGTCGGGCTGATCGTCGTGTCGGCGGCGGGCGACGCCGACGCGCGCACGCTCTTCGAGGCAGACCCCTCCATCAGCGCCGGTACCGTTGCGCTCGAGATGCACCGCCTCTCGGTGTGCTACCCGGGGATCGTGGGGACGCCCGCGCCGCCTAGGTGAGCAGCCGCTCGATCTGCGCCAGGTGGTTGCGATCGTGGCCGGCATAGAGCGCGAGCAGATGCCGCACGCTCTCGCGCCCGCGCTCCGCGTGGATGCCGTAGCGATCGAGCTCCTCGGCACCGAGCCCGCGCACCAGCCGCACCGTCGATTCGCGGATCGCCGCGAACAGCGCCAGCGACTGCTGCGCGTCGCTCGATTCCGCGCGCTGCACGCGCGACCACGCGTCCTGGTCGTAGGCCTGGATCGCGGTGCCGGGCGCCGCGAGGATCATGCGGAGGCGATAGGCGAACACGATCTCGGCGTCGGCGAGATGCGCCACGATCTGCGCGGCCGACCATCGCCCCGGCCCGGGCGATCGCTGGAGCGCCGCGGCGCTCCGGCCATGGATCGACCTCGCGATCGTCGCCGGGGTCGACGCCAGCACCTCGACGGGATCGGCGCCGGCCGAGAGCGCCAGCAGCCGCGCCGTGTATTGCTCGAAGGTCTCGACGATCATGCGTGTGCCTCCTGCAGCAGGCTGAAATACTTCCGCCACGGGCCCACCTGACGCCCGAACGAACGGGTCAGCAGGCGCGAGATCTGCGCGATGTGCGCCAGGTCGTGCGTGGCCCAGCAGGCGAGGAGCTGCTCGAGCGTCACATGCCCGAACTCGGGATGAATGCCGGTCAGGCGCAGATGATCGGCCGACAGGCGGAACGAGTCGAGCCGCTCCAGGTTGGCGCGGCGGAGCTGGCCGAACTCGCCGACCAGCGCCTCGGCGGTCCAGCCGCGATAGCGGGTGAATCCCCCCTCGCGGTCGAACGGCATGAAGCGGCCGCCATCCGACAGGATCCGCTCGAGGCGCGGCATCCAGTCGGTGATCTCGCCGTCGGCGACGTGGCACAGGACTTCGACGACGTGCCACGAGCCGGGGGCGTCGCGCCACGTCAGCGCCTCGGGCGGCGCCGCGGCGATCAGTCCTTCGATGATGCGGGGGGTCTGCGCCAGGGCCTGGCGCACGGCTTCCAACGGAGTGTTCATGACCTTCACATGGTCAGGCTACCCGCATCGGCGCGTGACATCCAACGAATCGTTGGCCTGCGATCGATGAGCGGCGTTCATGCCGAGGCGCGGCCGCGCGTCCGCGCCGGCAGCGCGCGCCCGGCGACGAGATCGATGAAGTCCGAGAGGTACGGCGGATCGGCGTGCGCCGCGAGGGTGGCCGCGGCCCACTGCCGCCGCATCCCGCGCCGCGTAATCGACAGCCCGGCGACCCCCCCGCTGGCGATGGCGCGCTGCGCCGACCAGCGCGGCAGGATGCCGACGCCGGCGCCGGCCCGCGCCAGCTCGATCATCGCCTCGGTGAGCATGATGAACGACACGCGCGCGGGCACCAGCCCGCGGGGCTGGAGGATGCGGCGGAAGGCAAAGCTGTCGTCGCGCGCCGACGAGTAGAGCAGCAGGTGCTCGGCGGCCAGCGCCTCCGGCGCCACCCACGGCCGCCGCGCCAGCGGATGCGTCCTGGCGACGATCGCCACCATCTCGTCGTTGAACAGCGGCCGCAGGCGAAGGCGCCGATCCCTCGCCGGATCGATCAGGATCGCGAGATCGATCCGCCCCTCGAGCAGCGCCTCGACCGGCCCGCCGGTCTCCTCGGCGGCGACGTTGATGGTGACGCGCGGGTGCTTGGCCTGGAAGGCGGAGAGAATCGGCCCGAGCCAGTGATAGCCGGTGTAGCACTCGGTGCAGACGCGGATGGTCCCTTCACCGTGCCCGGCGAGCCGCCGCACGTCGTCTTCGGCGCGCTGCACCTCGCCGAGGACGCGCCGCGCCGCCTCGAGCACGCGGCGCCCCGGCTCGGTCAACACCATGCGCCGGCCCAGCCGGGTGAACAGCGGCGCGCCGAGGCGCCCTTCGATGTCGCGCAACTGGTGGCTGAGCGCCGACTGCGTGAGATGCAGCTGCCCCGCCGCTTTGGTCATGCTGCCGGCGTCGGCGATGCCGGCGACCAGGCGCAGGTGCCGGATCTCCAGGTGCATGCGGGCATCCTAGCATATGAGCATTGCTCATCGACCTACGGGTTCGTACGTGGATACCTCATAGGCGTCACAGCCTAGACGGCGCCCAGTCCGGTGTTCGCCCGGACGTTCAGCTCGCTGTACGCGGCCCGGCCCTCGTCGGCGGCGCCCAGCCACGTGCCCGCGACGGCGGCCAGGAACCCGAGCGGCACCGACACGATGGCCGGGTTGTCGAGCGGAAACAACGGCGGCCGCTGGATGAGATGCCGCGCCGCCACGCCGGCCGCGTCGACCCCCATGACGGAAGGGCTGAGCACGATGAGGACCACCGCCGACAGCAGGCCGGTCACCATCCCGGCGATCATGCCCGTGGTGTTGAAGCGGCGCCAGTACAGCGTCAGCAGAATCGCCGGCACGTTCGCGCTCGCCGCGACGGCGAAGGCCAGGCCCACGAGGAACGCGACGTTCAACGATCGCAGCGCGATCGCGAGCACGATCGCCAGCAGGCCGATGACCGCCGCCGTCACCCGCGCCACCAGCACCTGTTCGCGCTCGTCCTCGCGCCCCTTCTTGACCACGGTGAACCAGATGTCGTGGGCGAACGCCGAGCTCGCCGCGATCGTCAGCCCCGCCACCACGGCGAGGATCGTCGCGAAGGCAATCGCCGCGACGAACGACAGGAACACGTCCCCGCCGATTTCGCGCGCCAGCAGCGGCGCGGCGAGGTTCTGGTTGGCGACGATCCGTCCGCCGCTCATCAGCCCGATGTTCCCCTTCCCCACCAGCGTCGCCGCGCCGAACCCGAGGAAGGTCGTCATGACGTAGAACGAACCGATCAGGATCATCGCCCAGACGACGGACGTCCGCGCCGCCTGCGCCGACGGCACCGTGTAGAACCGCACCAGAATGTGCGGCAGCCCGGCGGTGCCGAAGATCAGCGCGACCCCCAGCGACATCAGCGACAGCGCCCCCCACCGGCCGTGGTAATACAGCCCCGGCTGCGTGAAGTCGCGCACGATCGGCGCGCTGCCGTCGGCGCACGCGCCGTTGACGATGCCTCCCTCGCTGCAGAAGCTGCCGGTGATCGAGGCGATCGCGTCGAAGAAGGCCAGGATCGAGAAGTCGTAGCGCGCGAGCACGAGCAGGGAGAGCAGAATGGTGCCGGTCATCAGCAGCACCGCCTTCACGATCTGCACCCACGTCGTCGCCAGCATGCCGCCGAACACGACGTAGACCAGCATGAGGATGCCGACGCCGACGATGGCCGTGTTGAAGCCGATGCCGGGCACCAGCAGGCTGACCAGCGAGCCGGCGCCGACCATCTGCGCGATCATGTAGAACAGACTCACGGTGAGCGTCGAGGTCGCGGCCACGACACGGACGATCGGACGGCGCAGCCGGAAGGCGAGCACGTCGGCCATGGTGAAGCGGCCGGTGTTGCGCAGCGGCTCGGCGACGAGCAGCAGCACGGTCAGGTAGGCGACCAGCCATCCCACCGAATACATGAAGCCGTCGTAGCCGTAGAAGGCGATCAGCCCGGCGATGCCGAGGAAGGACGCGGCGGACATGTAGTCTCCCGCCACCGCCCAGCCGTTCTGAAAGCCGGTGATCCGGCGTCCGGCGCTGTAGAACTCCGTCGTCGTGCCGGTCCGCCGCGACGCCCAGTAGGTGATGCCGAGCGTGATCACGACGAAGAGGAGGAACATCGCGAGCGAGGTCGTCATCGCCGCGACCCGCCGATCCGGTGCAGCAGCTCTTCGGCCATGCGATCGAAACGGCGGGCGCGCCGCACGTACGCGGCCATCAGCGCCCAGGCCATCACGAACTGCGAGAGGGCGAACAGGTACGCCAGGTTGATGCGGCCCGCCACGGGGGTGCTCATCACGTCTGGCCAGTAGCCGACCAGCGCCGGCAGCGCGAAGTAATAGACGACGAAGAAGATGCTCGCGGGCAGCAGGAACGCGCGCTTGGCGCGGACCAGGGCGCGGAACTCGGGCATCCGCTCGATGGCGGACCAGTCGGGATGCGAATCAGCCATGCGGTGATCGGGCTACCGCCCGCGGCCGGCGGGTCCGCCGAACGGCCGCTTCTGATACCCGGCGGGCACCGCATAGATGGAGTCGGGGAACGTCTGCCGGCTCACGTCGCTGATCTCCGTCGTGATCTGCCGCCCGAGCACCGTCGCCGTGCGCCGGACCGGAATTCCCGCGAACCCCTGCTGCTCGACGGTGCCGATCGCGAAGGCCTGGCTGGCCATGGCGGGCACGACGCGCTTGAAGAAGTCGATGAACTGCTTCGTCACCGCGAAGTCCGCTTCGGTCAAACCGAGCGTCTTCGGCTCGACGGTGCAGACCTCGGACGTCCTGGTCTCCCCGTCGTAGCCCTCGTACTTCGTGCAGCTCCACTTGCCGACCGTGTCCGTGCCGGTCCGCTTGTAGACCGTCTTCGGCGCGGCGCCGCCCGCGCCGCCCATCCGTCCTTTCATCATCGACTCGATCTGGGCGCGCTGCTCCGGCGGCAGGCTCTCGAGCTGCTTCTGGATCTGCGACATGGCCTGGGACATCTGCGCGCCGAGCTGGTCGGCGTCCGCCTTCGTCAGCTCGGTGTAGCTCTTGTTCTGGTCGTCGATCATGATCAGCACCTGCCGCGTGCCGTCGAAGATGACGACCTGCTTCTCGCCGCGCGGCCCGGTGGCCTCGGCCCGCATGCGGTTGCTCTCGATCTGGATCTGGTTCGTCGACGGCGTGCCGCTCGACGTGGTCTTCTCGACGATCAGGATGCCCGCGGCCCCCTGAACCGATACGGAGAGGACGCAGGCGCCGGCGCCCGCCAACAGGCTGGTGAAGGTCACTTTCATGCCCCGCATTATCGGTTCATTCGGCGCGCAGCGCTACCATCGGATCGACGCGGACGGCGCGCCGCACCGGTACATAGCAGGCCGCCAGCGTGGCGAGCGCGACCGCGAAGGCGACCGCGGCAAGGTCGCCGCAGCGGAAATCCCGTGCGCGCGAGCGGATGCCCATCGCGCGGAATAGTCTGGCCTGACGACGGTGCAGACCGCGGAGCGGATGTCCTGAACGAGCGTGTCCATGGGGAGGGCGGAGTCACAGGATGACGCGCGCGCGGGACTGCGGTCCGCGTCAATCGTCCAGGTGTTTCTTTTCGACCTCCTGCTGAAAGGCGGCCTGGTCCCGCCGCTGCGCGTTCTGCTGCTTCTCGACGGCGCGGCGCGCGGCCGGGCTGAGTCCGCCGGAACGCACCGAGAAGGAGAACCCCGAGAGGAGGCGCTCGAGATCGCTCGCGCCGCAGGCGGGGCAGAGGGGTCGTGCGGGCTCGCGCACGAGCGCCTCGAAGACCTCGCCGCAGGCGCGGCACCGGAAGTCGAACAGCGGCATGGGCACATTCTCTCCCGGGCGGGACGGGCGGGCCTTCGGCTTGCCTTGGAATGAAACGTATGCCATTATTTCTATGGAAAGCACGCGCATGCCCCGTCCCAGGCCCCGGCCCGACCCGCTCGCCGACGCCGCGCTCGTCACCACGGCGGTCGTCCGCGCCGCCTCGCGCCTGGGGCTCTCCAATCGTTCGCTCGCCCGCGTCCTGGGCGTGTCCGAGGCGACCGTGTCGCGGATGGGGGGCGGCGCCTATCTCTTGAAACGCGGCGACAAGGCGTTCGAGCTCGCCCTGCTCTTCCTGCGGATGTTCCGCGCGCTCGATGCGCTGGCGGGCGGCGACGAGCAGGTCGGACGCGCCTGGCTGCGCAATGAGAACCTCGCGCTCGGCGGCGTCCCCGCCGCGCGCATCGAGTCGCTCGCCGGGCTCATCGACGTCGTTG from Vicinamibacterales bacterium includes:
- a CDS encoding DinB family protein: MNTPLEAVRQALAQTPRIIEGLIAAAPPEALTWRDAPGSWHVVEVLCHVADGEITDWMPRLERILSDGGRFMPFDREGGFTRYRGWTAEALVGEFGQLRRANLERLDSFRLSADHLRLTGIHPEFGHVTLEQLLACWATHDLAHIAQISRLLTRSFGRQVGPWRKYFSLLQEAHA
- a CDS encoding LysR family transcriptional regulator, which translates into the protein MHLEIRHLRLVAGIADAGSMTKAAGQLHLTQSALSHQLRDIEGRLGAPLFTRLGRRMVLTEPGRRVLEAARRVLGEVQRAEDDVRRLAGHGEGTIRVCTECYTGYHWLGPILSAFQAKHPRVTINVAAEETGGPVEALLEGRIDLAILIDPARDRRLRLRPLFNDEMVAIVARTHPLARRPWVAPEALAAEHLLLYSSARDDSFAFRRILQPRGLVPARVSFIMLTEAMIELARAGAGVGILPRWSAQRAIASGGVAGLSITRRGMRRQWAAATLAAHADPPYLSDFIDLVAGRALPARTRGRASA
- a CDS encoding cation acetate symporter, with amino-acid sequence MTTSLAMFLLFVVITLGITYWASRRTGTTTEFYSAGRRITGFQNGWAVAGDYMSAASFLGIAGLIAFYGYDGFMYSVGWLVAYLTVLLLVAEPLRNTGRFTMADVLAFRLRRPIVRVVAATSTLTVSLFYMIAQMVGAGSLVSLLVPGIGFNTAIVGVGILMLVYVVFGGMLATTWVQIVKAVLLMTGTILLSLLVLARYDFSILAFFDAIASITGSFCSEGGIVNGACADGSAPIVRDFTQPGLYYHGRWGALSLMSLGVALIFGTAGLPHILVRFYTVPSAQAARTSVVWAMILIGSFYVMTTFLGFGAATLVGKGNIGLMSGGRIVANQNLAAPLLAREIGGDVFLSFVAAIAFATILAVVAGLTIAASSAFAHDIWFTVVKKGREDEREQVLVARVTAAVIGLLAIVLAIALRSLNVAFLVGLAFAVAASANVPAILLTLYWRRFNTTGMIAGMVTGLLSAVVLIVLSPSVMGVDAAGVAARHLIQRPPLFPLDNPAIVSVPLGFLAAVAGTWLGAADEGRAAYSELNVRANTGLGAV
- a CDS encoding DUF485 domain-containing protein, producing the protein MADSHPDWSAIERMPEFRALVRAKRAFLLPASIFFVVYYFALPALVGYWPDVMSTPVAGRINLAYLFALSQFVMAWALMAAYVRRARRFDRMAEELLHRIGGSRR
- a CDS encoding DUF4412 domain-containing protein, with amino-acid sequence MKVTFTSLLAGAGACVLSVSVQGAAGILIVEKTTSSGTPSTNQIQIESNRMRAEATGPRGEKQVVIFDGTRQVLIMIDDQNKSYTELTKADADQLGAQMSQAMSQIQKQLESLPPEQRAQIESMMKGRMGGAGGAAPKTVYKRTGTDTVGKWSCTKYEGYDGETRTSEVCTVEPKTLGLTEADFAVTKQFIDFFKRVVPAMASQAFAIGTVEQQGFAGIPVRRTATVLGRQITTEISDVSRQTFPDSIYAVPAGYQKRPFGGPAGRGR
- a CDS encoding zinc ribbon domain-containing protein; translation: MPLFDFRCRACGEVFEALVREPARPLCPACGASDLERLLSGFSFSVRSGGLSPAARRAVEKQQNAQRRDQAAFQQEVEKKHLDD
- a CDS encoding MbcA/ParS/Xre antitoxin family protein, which translates into the protein MPRPRPRPDPLADAALVTTAVVRAASRLGLSNRSLARVLGVSEATVSRMGGGAYLLKRGDKAFELALLFLRMFRALDALAGGDEQVGRAWLRNENLALGGVPAARIESLAGLIDVVGYLDAHRALG